In Halogeometricum sp. S1BR25-6, a single genomic region encodes these proteins:
- a CDS encoding MFS transporter, giving the protein MTKYRTLLLATVGFNFSFLIWFSFAPFTGPMADEFGLSLAEIGILASAAIWLAPFGRILTGWLSDKFGAPTVFAIVLGYVGVFSMASAFAQSYAVFFVERLIVATAGITFVIGIQHVSEWFEEGELGTAEGVYAGIGNAGAAGGALILPRVFGSGWNGPLFSTNWRAAFFYTGVVSIVLAVVYYVFGEAAKSDAKRQATKDSASFRGWFFTATRYGTVVLALAYVMTFGLELSMNGWLATYYREGFNTDNLVLASTFAATFSVAAGLLRPIGGYVSDVLARREQDILPVFQGRYREQWTFVTLCFVVLAMFGMTAAGLTGQVLLAVGAGFLVGTACALAEGSIFAQVPSMFPNSSGAVAGVVGGIGTVGGIVYPLVYAAPYLPNLHTGYSVVAVSMVPIVLLTAWVFQPKIASVANEAGFVGQGETTVTSDD; this is encoded by the coding sequence ATGACGAAGTACCGGACGCTGCTGCTCGCAACCGTCGGATTCAACTTCTCGTTTCTCATCTGGTTCTCCTTCGCGCCGTTCACCGGTCCGATGGCCGACGAGTTCGGTCTCTCGCTCGCGGAGATCGGAATCCTCGCCAGCGCGGCCATCTGGCTCGCGCCGTTCGGCCGCATCCTGACCGGGTGGCTCTCCGACAAGTTCGGCGCGCCGACGGTGTTCGCCATCGTGTTGGGCTACGTCGGCGTCTTCTCGATGGCCTCGGCGTTCGCCCAGTCGTACGCGGTGTTCTTCGTCGAACGCCTCATCGTCGCCACGGCGGGCATCACGTTCGTCATCGGCATCCAGCACGTCTCCGAGTGGTTCGAGGAGGGGGAACTCGGCACCGCCGAGGGCGTCTACGCCGGCATCGGCAACGCCGGCGCCGCGGGCGGCGCGCTCATCCTCCCGCGCGTGTTCGGGTCGGGGTGGAACGGGCCGCTGTTCTCGACGAACTGGCGCGCCGCGTTCTTCTACACCGGCGTCGTCTCCATCGTTCTCGCCGTCGTCTACTACGTCTTCGGCGAGGCGGCCAAGAGCGACGCCAAACGGCAGGCGACGAAGGACAGCGCGAGCTTCAGGGGCTGGTTCTTCACGGCCACGCGGTACGGCACCGTGGTACTCGCGCTGGCGTACGTGATGACGTTCGGCCTCGAACTGTCGATGAACGGCTGGCTCGCGACCTACTACCGCGAGGGGTTCAACACGGACAACCTCGTCCTCGCGAGCACGTTCGCGGCCACGTTCTCCGTCGCCGCCGGCCTGCTCCGCCCCATCGGCGGCTACGTCAGCGACGTGCTCGCGCGGCGAGAGCAGGACATCCTGCCCGTCTTCCAGGGACGCTACCGCGAGCAGTGGACGTTCGTGACCCTGTGTTTCGTCGTGCTGGCGATGTTCGGGATGACCGCCGCGGGTCTCACCGGACAGGTCCTGCTAGCCGTCGGCGCCGGCTTCCTCGTCGGCACGGCCTGCGCGCTGGCCGAGGGCTCCATCTTCGCGCAGGTGCCGTCGATGTTCCCCAACAGTTCCGGCGCCGTCGCGGGCGTCGTCGGCGGCATCGGCACCGTCGGCGGTATCGTCTACCCCCTCGTCTACGCCGCGCCGTACCTGCCGAACCTCCACACCGGCTACTCCGTCGTCGCGGTGTCGATGGTGCCCATCGTGCTCCTGACGGCGTGGGTGTTCCAACCGAAAATCGCGAGCGTGGCCAACGAGGCCGGGTTCGTCGGGCAGGGGGAGACGACGGTGACCTCCGACGACTGA
- a CDS encoding DUF429 domain-containing protein translates to MTGFDPPTTVYGVDFSGARRAGESIYLARGTADEGALDVESCIAAPDLLETDAAREAVLPALRSFLADAGGRTAFGLDFSFGLPAFLLDAAGVDDWAAFVRWFPNGFADASEFSAWARERAAERAGDRTYYPRETDRAVGATSPYHFFVKAQTFHGVRDVLKPLVEADAARVLPMQDPDPDLPWALEAYPAATLDRLGAHRERYKTSDEAGRRRRTENLEALAALDGVSVAPAVRDRAVADADGDALDAVVAAVATWERTRRAERLRPSGTAWRREGHIFH, encoded by the coding sequence ATGACGGGATTCGACCCGCCGACGACCGTCTACGGCGTCGACTTCAGCGGCGCCCGCCGCGCCGGCGAGTCGATATACCTCGCCCGCGGAACGGCCGACGAAGGCGCTCTCGACGTCGAATCCTGCATCGCCGCGCCGGACCTCCTCGAAACCGACGCCGCCCGCGAGGCCGTCCTGCCGGCGCTCCGGTCGTTTCTCGCCGACGCCGGCGGACGAACCGCCTTCGGTCTCGACTTCTCGTTCGGTCTGCCTGCATTCCTGCTGGACGCGGCGGGCGTCGACGACTGGGCGGCGTTTGTCCGGTGGTTCCCGAACGGGTTCGCCGACGCGAGCGAGTTCTCGGCGTGGGCGCGCGAACGCGCCGCCGAGAGAGCAGGAGACCGGACGTACTACCCACGAGAGACGGACCGCGCGGTCGGCGCCACCTCTCCCTATCACTTCTTCGTGAAGGCGCAGACGTTCCACGGCGTCCGCGACGTGCTGAAACCCCTCGTCGAGGCCGACGCGGCGCGCGTCCTCCCGATGCAGGACCCCGACCCCGACCTGCCGTGGGCGCTCGAAGCCTACCCCGCCGCGACGCTGGACCGCCTCGGCGCTCACCGCGAGCGGTACAAGACGAGCGACGAGGCGGGCCGGCGGCGACGGACGGAGAATCTGGAAGCCCTCGCCGCCCTCGACGGCGTCTCCGTCGCCCCTGCCGTGCGGGACCGGGCCGTGGCGGACGCCGACGGCGACGCTCTCGACGCCGTCGTCGCCGCGGTGGCGACGTGGGAGCGAACGCGGCGGGCCGAGCGACTCCGGCCGTCGGGGACGGCGTGGCGGCGCGAGGGGCACATCTTCCATTGA
- a CDS encoding nitrite/sulfite reductase, with protein sequence MANKKEEWKAGMYGDEVREKILEFAEEGWESIPEDEREMWFSRFKFWGVFHHRSGQESYFMMRLANTNGVLEPDQLRAIGEVARDYAAGPVENPEFGDAWIDLTTRQSVQLHWLKLEDIPEIWERLESVGVTSRSAGGDTMRNISGCPVAGRDHREFVDAQPVLNEISEKLRDDDDLANMPRKFNISVTGCREGCAQDSINGIGLEPAEKTVDGEAVRGFNVRVGGGLGGRQPRRARDLDVFVEPDDAYDVVRGFVELYFDHGNRENRQKNRSRFFVDEWGTEKIRDLLQAEYVDFELEGAGTNLREEYTYNAGRPDEAGKHDHVGVHEQKDGDYYVGLSVPLGRLTAAETIELADLADRHGSGAMRLTRRQNPLILDVPESELDALLASDLLETHSPEPSVFTRGAMACTGTEFCSLALTETKARMAVMLRWLRANVELPDDVSQIKMHYSGCTADCGQALTADIGFQGMRARKNGEMVEALDVGVGGGVGPEPSFVEWVRQRVPADEVPGLLRNLLEAFAAHREDGQTFRQWVEATGQEALVEFAEPEETDYVDPCLTDGKQSWYPFDDGESPAPTDASGDPISADD encoded by the coding sequence GTGGCGAATAAGAAAGAAGAGTGGAAGGCGGGGATGTACGGCGACGAGGTCCGCGAGAAGATACTCGAGTTCGCCGAGGAGGGATGGGAGTCGATACCCGAGGACGAACGGGAGATGTGGTTCTCCCGGTTTAAGTTCTGGGGGGTGTTCCACCACCGCTCCGGGCAGGAGAGCTACTTCATGATGCGGTTGGCGAACACGAACGGCGTGCTCGAACCCGACCAACTGCGCGCCATCGGCGAGGTGGCGCGCGACTACGCCGCCGGTCCGGTCGAGAATCCCGAGTTCGGCGACGCCTGGATCGACCTCACCACCCGTCAATCCGTTCAGCTTCACTGGCTCAAACTGGAGGACATCCCCGAGATATGGGAGCGCCTGGAGTCTGTCGGCGTCACCTCGCGGTCGGCCGGCGGCGACACGATGCGCAACATCTCGGGCTGTCCGGTCGCCGGCCGCGACCACCGGGAGTTCGTCGACGCCCAACCCGTGCTCAACGAGATATCGGAGAAACTGCGCGACGACGACGACCTGGCCAACATGCCCCGGAAGTTCAACATCAGCGTCACGGGCTGTCGCGAGGGCTGCGCGCAGGACTCCATCAACGGCATCGGTCTCGAACCCGCCGAGAAGACCGTCGACGGCGAGGCCGTCCGCGGGTTCAACGTCCGCGTCGGCGGCGGTCTGGGCGGGCGCCAACCGCGGCGGGCGCGCGACCTCGACGTCTTCGTCGAACCGGACGACGCCTACGACGTCGTGCGTGGGTTCGTCGAACTCTACTTCGACCACGGAAACCGCGAAAACCGCCAGAAGAACCGGAGCCGATTCTTCGTCGACGAGTGGGGGACGGAGAAGATTCGCGACCTGCTGCAGGCGGAGTACGTCGACTTCGAACTCGAAGGGGCGGGGACGAACCTGCGCGAGGAGTACACCTACAACGCCGGACGGCCGGACGAGGCGGGCAAACACGACCACGTCGGCGTCCACGAACAGAAAGACGGCGACTACTACGTCGGCCTCTCGGTGCCGCTCGGTCGGCTGACCGCCGCCGAGACCATCGAACTGGCGGACCTCGCGGACCGCCACGGCTCCGGAGCCATGCGGCTCACCCGTCGGCAGAACCCGCTCATCCTGGACGTCCCCGAGTCCGAACTAGACGCGCTGTTGGCGTCGGACCTGCTGGAGACGCACAGCCCCGAACCGAGCGTCTTCACCCGCGGCGCGATGGCCTGCACGGGCACGGAGTTCTGCTCGCTCGCGCTGACGGAGACGAAGGCCCGGATGGCGGTCATGCTGCGCTGGCTTCGCGCGAACGTCGAACTCCCCGACGACGTCTCGCAGATCAAGATGCACTACTCGGGCTGTACGGCCGACTGCGGGCAGGCGTTGACCGCCGACATCGGCTTCCAGGGCATGCGCGCCCGGAAGAACGGCGAGATGGTCGAGGCGCTCGACGTGGGCGTCGGCGGCGGCGTCGGTCCCGAACCCTCGTTCGTCGAGTGGGTGCGCCAGCGCGTTCCCGCCGACGAGGTGCCCGGCCTGCTGCGGAATCTCTTGGAGGCGTTCGCCGCCCACCGCGAGGACGGCCAGACGTTCAGACAGTGGGTCGAGGCCACCGGACAGGAGGCGCTCGTCGAGTTCGCCGAACCAGAAGAGACCGACTACGTCGACCCCTGTCTCACCGACGGCAAGCAGTCGTGGTACCCGTTCGACGACGGGGAGAGCCCCGCGCCGACCGACGCGAGCGGCGACCCAATCTCGGCGGACGACTGA
- a CDS encoding redoxin domain-containing protein — MVSEGDDAPEFTNKVANGEVEEFSLSEAVGDGPVLLAFFPGAFTPPCSNEMSALEEHADDFEDAGASVYGLSADSPFSLNAFREEYDLSFPLVSDMSRETIQSYDLQTDIGDLGLYGVANRAVYVVDDDGAVSYAWEADSPENEPDYEELLDAVQSA; from the coding sequence ATGGTCTCAGAAGGCGACGACGCACCCGAGTTCACGAACAAGGTCGCGAACGGAGAGGTCGAGGAGTTCTCGCTGTCCGAGGCCGTCGGCGACGGTCCCGTCCTGCTCGCGTTCTTCCCGGGCGCGTTCACGCCGCCGTGCTCCAACGAGATGTCGGCTCTGGAGGAGCACGCCGACGACTTCGAGGACGCCGGCGCGTCGGTGTACGGGCTGAGCGCCGACTCGCCGTTCTCGCTCAACGCGTTCCGCGAGGAGTACGACCTGTCGTTCCCCCTCGTCAGCGACATGAGCCGGGAGACGATTCAGTCGTACGACCTCCAAACCGACATCGGCGACCTCGGTCTGTACGGCGTCGCAAACCGCGCGGTGTACGTCGTCGACGACGACGGCGCCGTCTCGTACGCGTGGGAGGCCGACTCCCCCGAGAACGAGCCCGACTACGAGGAACTGCTGGACGCCGTCCAGTCAGCGTAA
- a CDS encoding DUF7559 family protein: MPATLEVKCTDSDCEMDMFEMHYTYDMPDDVGVEDFACPYCRGTDCLEAIEL, encoded by the coding sequence ATGCCTGCGACCCTCGAAGTGAAGTGTACGGATTCGGACTGCGAGATGGATATGTTCGAGATGCACTACACCTACGACATGCCCGACGATGTGGGCGTCGAGGACTTCGCCTGTCCGTACTGCCGAGGGACCGACTGCTTGGAAGCCATCGAACTATGA
- a CDS encoding NAD(P)/FAD-dependent oxidoreductase has translation MSGEGEDDFARPFGIPDGSGERVAVVGAGAVGLTAAADLAEAGASVTVYERGDAVGAGSSSRAAGILYDAYAEDVDVRMAARALARFRAFAGDEATGFSATPCPYVFLARADDDRTGEAVAETAERMRAHGRDVTTTDGAGLRDRFGDALRTDDVGTAAVAADAMWTDPASYVSMAAARARAAGVEIRTGEAVGVRTDPPGVVRPDGVVTERYDSVLVAAGAHTKRVLADAGVPLATKPYRVQALVSRRPYDGPICYDASEGAYFRPHPEGLLAGDGTEAVEADPDEWSREGDDWFVEAATDVLDRRATHDAEVSRAWAGLCTATPDRKPLLGEVVEDVFVATGWHGHGFMWAPASGEAVAAAMLGGERVEKAYDPRRFDGSEAFEVVEGMTVD, from the coding sequence ATGAGCGGAGAGGGAGAAGACGACTTCGCGCGGCCGTTCGGGATTCCGGATGGGTCGGGCGAGCGAGTCGCCGTCGTCGGCGCGGGCGCGGTCGGACTCACGGCCGCGGCCGACCTCGCGGAGGCGGGCGCGTCGGTGACGGTGTACGAACGCGGCGACGCCGTCGGCGCCGGGTCCTCCTCGCGCGCCGCCGGCATCCTCTACGACGCCTACGCCGAGGACGTGGACGTCCGGATGGCCGCGCGCGCCCTCGCCCGATTCCGCGCGTTCGCCGGCGACGAGGCGACCGGCTTCTCCGCGACGCCCTGCCCGTACGTCTTCCTCGCCCGCGCCGACGACGACCGGACCGGCGAGGCCGTCGCCGAGACGGCCGAACGGATGCGCGCCCACGGCCGCGACGTGACGACGACGGACGGCGCTGGTCTTCGAGACCGATTCGGCGACGCCCTCCGGACCGACGACGTGGGGACGGCCGCCGTCGCCGCCGACGCGATGTGGACCGACCCGGCCTCCTACGTCTCGATGGCGGCCGCCCGCGCCCGCGCGGCGGGCGTCGAGATTCGGACGGGCGAGGCGGTGGGCGTCCGGACCGACCCGCCGGGCGTCGTCCGCCCGGACGGCGTGGTGACCGAGCGGTACGACTCGGTGCTCGTCGCCGCGGGCGCGCACACGAAGCGAGTGCTCGCGGACGCCGGCGTTCCTCTCGCGACGAAACCGTACCGGGTGCAGGCCCTCGTCAGTCGTCGGCCGTACGACGGACCCATCTGCTACGACGCCTCGGAGGGGGCATACTTCCGCCCGCACCCAGAGGGCCTCCTCGCCGGCGACGGCACCGAGGCGGTCGAGGCCGACCCGGACGAGTGGTCCCGCGAGGGCGACGACTGGTTCGTCGAGGCGGCGACGGACGTACTCGACCGTCGGGCGACCCACGACGCCGAGGTGTCGCGGGCGTGGGCGGGCCTCTGCACGGCGACGCCGGACAGAAAGCCGTTGCTCGGCGAGGTCGTCGAGGACGTCTTCGTCGCCACCGGGTGGCACGGCCACGGGTTCATGTGGGCGCCCGCGTCGGGCGAGGCCGTCGCGGCGGCGATGCTCGGCGGGGAGCGCGTCGAAAAAGCGTACGACCCGCGACGGTTCGACGGAAGTGAAGCGTTCGAGGTGGTCGAGGGGATGACCGTCGACTGA
- a CDS encoding GNAT family N-acetyltransferase has protein sequence MSDEGRAADGGAAAEATSETADSGGSEAVRIRPVDPDDAAAIRDLYAPFVEETAVTFTERVPSVEEMRREIRDKREADAYPWYVAEMDGDGSADEGENGDEGVVGYAYGGSLRERDAYQWAVETSVYVDPDVQRGGIGRTLYEHLFETLRAQGYVAAYAALGMPNPESVAFHEATGFDHLGTFPEAGFKVGAWHDVEWYRRPLREAPADPDPPRPVSAVDPAFGSE, from the coding sequence ATGAGCGACGAGGGACGCGCGGCGGATGGCGGCGCGGCGGCCGAGGCGACGAGCGAGACGGCGGACTCGGGGGGGAGCGAAGCGGTTCGAATCCGTCCCGTCGACCCCGACGACGCCGCGGCGATTCGGGACCTCTACGCCCCGTTCGTCGAGGAGACGGCGGTGACATTCACGGAGCGGGTGCCGTCCGTCGAGGAGATGCGTCGGGAGATACGGGACAAGCGCGAAGCCGACGCTTACCCGTGGTACGTCGCCGAAATGGATGGAGACGGGAGTGCGGACGAAGGCGAGAATGGGGATGAGGGCGTCGTCGGCTACGCCTACGGGGGAAGCCTGCGCGAACGGGACGCCTACCAGTGGGCCGTCGAGACGTCCGTCTACGTCGACCCCGACGTACAGCGCGGCGGTATCGGGAGGACGCTGTACGAGCATCTGTTCGAGACGCTGCGGGCGCAGGGGTACGTCGCCGCCTATGCCGCCCTCGGGATGCCGAACCCCGAGAGCGTCGCGTTCCACGAGGCGACCGGGTTCGACCATCTCGGGACGTTCCCCGAGGCGGGGTTCAAAGTCGGCGCGTGGCACGACGTCGAGTGGTACCGCCGGCCCCTCCGCGAGGCGCCCGCGGACCCCGACCCGCCGCGCCCCGTCTCCGCCGTCGACCCGGCGTTCGGGAGCGAGTGA
- a CDS encoding radical SAM protein, with the protein MTDPADLAVTLVDGYVDEPAHFGVPPYISTYPRFTAGALVDAGVPEENVTYHTIDELRDDRQKWADVADADLMIYIGGMTVPGKYVGGTPAEPDEVRELAWTADGTSLMGGPIRFGVGEENAGAQEMERRNLDYDFLAMADVESAAYDLVSNELEGFDNRYRDNDELDRWAAKGAFVVEQHPNHPEYLICEMETSRGCAYRCSFCTEPMYGNPAFRTPESVVREVGNLSDRGAKHFRLGRQADILAFGGDGEAPNPDALRRLYEGIREVAPDLETLHLDNMNPITVVEWPEQSRECIRIIAEHNTPGDTAAFGLESADPVVQEQNTLNVTADECFEAVKIVNEEAGWRPGESPADAPTHGDGAANRLPKLLPGINLLHGLKGEREETFAHNKRFLHRVYDAGLMVRRINIRQVMAFEGTEMAEDGANIAAEHKKLFQQYKKEVREEIDQPMLKRVAPAGTVLPNVHLEYHQDGRTFGRQLGTYPLLVGIPGERELGKTIDVAIVDHGYRSVTGVPHPLDPNEASMDELTSIPGIGNRTAGDIVVNRPYASADEVSVADVDLSKFTGPYPVEPRAE; encoded by the coding sequence ATGACCGACCCGGCCGACCTCGCCGTAACGCTCGTGGACGGCTACGTCGACGAACCGGCGCACTTCGGCGTGCCGCCGTACATCTCGACGTACCCGCGCTTCACGGCCGGGGCTCTCGTCGACGCCGGCGTCCCCGAGGAGAACGTCACCTACCACACCATCGACGAACTCCGCGACGACAGACAGAAGTGGGCCGACGTGGCCGACGCCGACCTGATGATATACATCGGCGGGATGACCGTCCCCGGCAAGTACGTCGGCGGCACCCCCGCCGAACCCGACGAGGTGCGCGAACTCGCGTGGACCGCCGACGGCACCTCCCTGATGGGCGGTCCCATCCGCTTCGGCGTCGGCGAGGAGAACGCCGGCGCCCAGGAGATGGAGCGTCGGAACCTCGATTACGACTTCCTCGCGATGGCCGACGTGGAGTCGGCGGCGTACGACCTCGTCTCGAACGAGTTGGAGGGCTTCGACAACCGCTACCGCGACAACGACGAGTTGGACCGCTGGGCCGCGAAGGGGGCGTTCGTCGTCGAACAGCACCCCAACCACCCCGAGTACCTCATCTGCGAGATGGAGACCTCTCGTGGCTGCGCCTACCGGTGTTCGTTCTGCACCGAACCGATGTACGGCAACCCCGCCTTCCGGACGCCCGAGTCCGTCGTCCGCGAGGTGGGCAACCTCTCCGATAGGGGGGCAAAGCACTTCCGCCTCGGCCGACAGGCCGACATCCTCGCGTTCGGCGGCGACGGCGAGGCGCCGAACCCCGACGCCCTCCGCCGACTGTACGAGGGGATTCGCGAGGTGGCGCCCGACCTGGAGACGCTCCACCTCGACAACATGAATCCCATCACGGTGGTCGAGTGGCCCGAGCAGTCCCGCGAATGCATCCGAATCATCGCCGAACACAATACGCCAGGCGACACCGCCGCGTTCGGCCTCGAATCCGCCGACCCCGTGGTGCAGGAGCAGAACACGCTGAACGTCACCGCAGACGAGTGTTTCGAGGCGGTCAAAATCGTCAACGAGGAGGCCGGCTGGCGCCCCGGCGAGTCGCCCGCCGACGCGCCGACGCACGGCGACGGCGCCGCGAACCGCCTGCCGAAACTCCTCCCCGGAATCAATCTCCTGCACGGCCTGAAAGGCGAACGCGAGGAGACGTTCGCGCACAACAAGCGTTTCCTCCACCGCGTCTACGACGCCGGTCTGATGGTCCGCCGCATCAACATCCGACAGGTGATGGCGTTCGAGGGCACCGAGATGGCCGAAGACGGCGCGAACATCGCCGCCGAGCACAAGAAACTGTTCCAGCAGTACAAAAAGGAGGTGCGCGAGGAGATCGACCAACCGATGCTGAAGCGCGTCGCTCCCGCGGGGACGGTCCTCCCGAACGTCCACCTCGAGTACCACCAGGACGGCCGGACGTTCGGCCGTCAACTCGGCACCTACCCGCTCCTCGTCGGCATCCCAGGCGAACGCGAGTTGGGAAAGACCATCGACGTGGCCATCGTCGACCACGGCTACCGGTCCGTGACGGGCGTACCCCACCCGCTGGACCCGAACGAGGCGAGCATGGACGAACTCACCTCCATCCCCGGCATCGGCAACCGCACCGCCGGCGACATCGTCGTCAACCGACCCTACGCCTCCGCGGACGAGGTGAGCGTCGCCGACGTCGACCTCTCGAAGTTCACCGGCCCCTACCCGGTGGAACCGCGGGCGGAGTGA
- the nasA gene encoding assimilatory nitrate reductase NasA, whose protein sequence is MTDPKPTTCMRCAVGCGYLQEGAAPGRGVADVSGHSEHPTSGGRKCRRGVRETVDPKGERLTTPLIRRGDSLHPTDWDTALGVVATRLIEAIRKSPTNVAVLGSGQQTNEAAYALGKVARGVFGTPHYDANTTLCMASAVTAYYQAFGSDAPPPTYDDIPEADTHVVWGANPAVAHPVMYRWIADSARDGDLIVVDPVSTKTAAEADVHVQPDPGTDLALARAVLAHLVESDDVDQAFVDAHTDGFERMVESLPDAETAAATAGVPLDRVAEVASALDAATLLYWGMGVNQSVQGTATARALIDLCLATGNLGPGSGPFSLTGQANSMGNRVCASKGTWPGHRAFTEAANRERMAEVWDVPLTRLPDSSGPGFVSIVDGLARGDIDVCWTVATNPVAGMPDAGYVKRALDDAFLVVQDAFRSDTLACADVVLPAATWGESTGTVMNMERRVSPVTAVNAPPGSARQDLDIIAAVGNRIDPDAFDGPPVDPESVFDELRGLTAGTTADISGITYDRLERDLAVRWPAPDEDTEGGYRYYDGGEWSFHTDSGRAQFSTAVHSAVPEPIDEEYPLTLTTGRESDTYNTGVRTRGAGETDKPTARMHPQTIADCLLSIDRGETVIESRRASVVVEVAPNDGVPPGVVWLSIHNAAANELTLSAVDPESAEPNLKQCAVALQAPERAHPERERDAPVLST, encoded by the coding sequence ATGACCGATCCGAAACCAACCACCTGTATGCGGTGTGCGGTCGGATGCGGCTACCTCCAAGAAGGCGCGGCCCCGGGTCGGGGCGTCGCCGACGTGTCCGGTCACTCCGAGCACCCGACGAGCGGCGGTCGCAAGTGCCGCCGCGGCGTCCGCGAGACGGTCGACCCGAAGGGAGAGCGACTGACGACGCCGCTGATACGACGGGGGGATAGCCTGCATCCGACGGACTGGGACACTGCCCTCGGTGTCGTCGCCACCCGTCTCATCGAGGCGATTCGCAAGAGTCCGACCAACGTCGCCGTGCTGGGAAGCGGCCAGCAGACGAACGAGGCGGCGTACGCCCTCGGGAAGGTCGCCCGCGGCGTCTTCGGGACGCCCCACTACGACGCGAACACGACGCTGTGCATGGCGTCGGCCGTCACGGCGTACTACCAGGCGTTCGGGAGCGACGCGCCCCCGCCGACGTACGACGACATCCCGGAGGCGGACACGCACGTCGTCTGGGGGGCGAACCCGGCCGTCGCCCACCCCGTCATGTACCGCTGGATTGCGGACAGCGCACGGGACGGCGACCTCATCGTCGTCGACCCGGTGTCGACGAAGACCGCCGCGGAGGCGGACGTGCACGTCCAACCCGACCCCGGCACCGACCTCGCGTTGGCGCGCGCCGTCCTCGCGCACCTCGTCGAGTCCGACGACGTGGACCAGGCGTTCGTGGACGCGCACACCGACGGTTTCGAGCGGATGGTGGAGTCGCTTCCGGACGCCGAGACGGCGGCCGCCACCGCCGGCGTCCCCCTCGACCGGGTCGCCGAGGTCGCTTCGGCGCTGGACGCCGCCACGCTACTCTACTGGGGGATGGGCGTCAACCAGAGCGTGCAGGGCACCGCGACGGCGCGGGCGCTCATCGACCTCTGCTTGGCGACGGGGAACCTCGGTCCGGGGTCCGGGCCGTTCTCCCTGACCGGGCAGGCGAACTCGATGGGTAACCGCGTCTGCGCGTCGAAGGGGACCTGGCCCGGACACCGGGCGTTCACCGAGGCGGCCAACCGAGAGCGGATGGCCGAGGTCTGGGACGTGCCGCTGACCCGTCTGCCGGACTCCTCCGGTCCCGGGTTCGTGAGCATCGTCGACGGACTCGCGCGCGGCGACATCGACGTCTGCTGGACCGTGGCGACGAACCCCGTCGCCGGCATGCCGGACGCCGGTTACGTGAAGAGGGCGCTCGACGACGCCTTCCTCGTCGTACAGGACGCGTTCCGCTCGGACACGCTGGCGTGCGCCGACGTGGTCCTGCCGGCGGCGACGTGGGGGGAGTCGACGGGGACCGTGATGAACATGGAACGCCGCGTCTCGCCGGTGACCGCGGTGAACGCCCCGCCGGGGTCGGCCCGGCAGGACCTCGACATCATCGCGGCCGTCGGCAACCGCATCGACCCCGACGCGTTCGACGGTCCCCCGGTGGACCCGGAGTCGGTGTTCGACGAACTCCGGGGGCTGACCGCCGGCACGACGGCGGATATCTCCGGAATCACCTACGACCGCTTGGAACGGGACCTCGCCGTTCGGTGGCCCGCGCCTGACGAGGACACCGAAGGCGGATACCGGTACTACGACGGCGGGGAGTGGTCGTTCCACACCGACTCCGGCCGCGCCCAGTTCTCCACCGCGGTGCACAGCGCCGTTCCCGAACCCATCGACGAGGAGTACCCGCTCACCCTCACGACCGGTCGGGAATCGGACACCTACAACACCGGCGTCCGAACGCGCGGCGCGGGGGAGACGGACAAACCCACCGCGCGGATGCACCCCCAGACCATCGCGGACTGCCTGCTGTCAATCGACCGCGGCGAGACGGTCATCGAGTCGCGCCGCGCCAGCGTCGTCGTCGAGGTCGCACCCAACGACGGCGTTCCGCCGGGCGTCGTCTGGCTTTCCATCCACAACGCGGCCGCCAACGAACTGACGCTGTCGGCTGTGGACCCCGAGTCGGCCGAACCGAACCTGAAGCAGTGCGCCGTCGCGCTACAGGCGCCGGAGCGCGCGCACCCGGAACGCGAACGCGACGCCCCGGTTCTGTCGACGTAG